A region of bacterium DNA encodes the following proteins:
- a CDS encoding ROK family protein, translating to MGGAAAGFALAVDLGGTKLLVGIVDRDGRVLARKRIVTPRGGPDAVALAIGALARELSGVTGVTGTRGVGVAVPGPTDHDHGVIYDPPNLTGWGQQTAFGPMLARTLGTPVFVENDANAAALGEAWVGAGQGVRDLVYITVSTGIGGGVILDGQLYRGADGTAGEFGHIIVDPEGPRCHCGNRGCLEALASGTAIARQAREAVARGDRTTLQNLAAHPEEITAQSVADAAVGGDPLALELYRRAGTYIGTFLSNLLAILNPAVIIVGGGVSKTGDLLFRPLHAAIAARVYPKPALQVRVVPADLGDDVGIVGAAALVFHGASARARRSL from the coding sequence GTGGGCGGCGCTGCGGCCGGGTTTGCGCTCGCGGTCGATCTCGGAGGCACGAAGCTCCTGGTGGGGATCGTGGATCGCGACGGGCGGGTGCTGGCCCGCAAACGGATCGTCACCCCGCGGGGGGGCCCCGACGCGGTCGCCCTGGCGATCGGGGCTCTCGCCCGGGAGCTTTCCGGCGTCACCGGGGTGACGGGGACACGTGGGGTCGGGGTCGCGGTGCCCGGGCCCACCGACCATGACCACGGTGTGATCTACGATCCCCCGAACCTGACCGGGTGGGGGCAACAGACCGCCTTCGGGCCGATGCTCGCTCGAACACTTGGAACTCCGGTCTTTGTGGAGAACGACGCCAACGCCGCAGCGCTCGGCGAGGCGTGGGTGGGCGCCGGGCAAGGGGTGCGGGATCTCGTTTATATTACGGTTTCGACGGGGATTGGCGGCGGGGTGATTCTGGACGGGCAACTGTACCGGGGGGCCGACGGGACGGCGGGTGAGTTCGGCCACATCATCGTCGACCCGGAGGGTCCGCGGTGTCACTGCGGCAACCGCGGATGCCTCGAGGCTCTCGCCTCGGGCACGGCGATCGCCCGGCAGGCGCGCGAAGCCGTGGCTCGTGGGGACCGGACCACCCTCCAGAATCTTGCGGCCCACCCCGAGGAGATTACCGCTCAGTCCGTTGCGGATGCGGCGGTCGGCGGGGACCCGCTGGCCCTGGAACTCTACCGCCGCGCCGGGACCTACATCGGCACCTTTCTCAGCAATCTGCTCGCGATTCTCAACCCGGCCGTGATCATCGTTGGCGGCGGCGTGAGCAAGACCGGCGATTTGCTCTTCCGGCCGCTGCACGCGGCTATCGCCGCACGCGTCTACCCCAAACCGGCGCTACAGGTTCGGGTAGTGCCCGCGGACCTCGGGGACGATGTCGGGATCGTTGGCGCCGCGGCGCTGGTCTTCCATGGTGCGTCCGCGCGCGCCCGCCGCTCCTTGTAG
- a CDS encoding M24 family metallopeptidase, whose amino-acid sequence MDEFERGPDPDPRGTESAGFRGAVSVGLGLRGLPHRFRGQVRRDSAIPHPLTTVVVLRVGNVLVTEIGTGIGGYGSELERTMIIGTATNRQKRYFEPMLEARQFAFDAIRPGGAMIPSGARRSAHLRIGG is encoded by the coding sequence CAGATCCGGATCCGAGGGGAACTGAGTCGGCAGGATTTCGCGGGGCTGTTTCTGTTGGGCTGGGCCTACGAGGACTGCCTCACCGTTTCCGGGGTCAGGTTCGAAGGGATTCGGCGATCCCGCATCCGCTGACGACCGTTGTGGTGCTTCGTGTCGGCAACGTGCTCGTCACCGAGATTGGCACCGGGATTGGTGGCTACGGGAGCGAGCTGGAGCGCACGATGATCATCGGCACGGCCACCAATCGACAAAAGCGGTACTTTGAGCCGATGCTGGAGGCCCGGCAGTTCGCGTTCGATGCGATCCGGCCGGGGGGCGCGATGATACCTTCGGGCGCTCGTAGATCTGCCCACTTGCGTATAGGCGGTTGA
- a CDS encoding AlkA N-terminal domain-containing protein — MITLPLPRRFSVARTLAFLRSSSLGAPYHFIDPRRLRRLFRLGGRARVVEFAFGRAGAHLRVGIAGERTVPRPLAQALRRLGVHVWSLDTDLAQCYRTLRRDPLMTPFVRRCAGLRMIRTPDLYEALLIAVLGQQISVAAAESVRRRLMTALGDRMVKDGIVFLGYPPPRRLRNTSPRLLRTLGLSRQKARYVLEIADCAATGGLHSAAFDALSDEQAIERLRQIPGVGRWTAEVVAMRGLGRADVFPAGDLGLMVAAHRALGCAARPGEADLRTLAERWQGWRSYAALYLWQSLGITT, encoded by the coding sequence TTGATCACCCTCCCGCTCCCGCGCCGGTTCAGCGTCGCGCGCACGCTGGCGTTCCTTCGAAGTTCGTCGCTGGGGGCGCCGTACCACTTCATCGACCCGCGCCGCCTCCGGCGACTGTTCCGCCTCGGCGGGCGAGCCCGGGTTGTGGAGTTTGCATTCGGCCGGGCCGGCGCTCACCTCCGGGTGGGGATTGCCGGCGAACGCACCGTCCCCCGGCCTCTTGCCCAGGCTCTGCGCCGGCTCGGGGTCCACGTGTGGAGCCTGGACACCGATCTGGCGCAGTGCTACCGGACCTTGCGACGCGATCCCCTGATGACTCCCTTCGTGCGCCGATGCGCAGGGCTGCGGATGATTCGGACGCCCGATCTCTACGAGGCACTCTTGATCGCGGTACTGGGGCAGCAGATCAGCGTTGCGGCGGCCGAATCGGTCCGCCGGCGATTGATGACCGCGCTGGGCGACCGCATGGTCAAGGATGGGATCGTCTTTCTCGGGTACCCACCTCCGCGGCGGCTGAGGAACACATCCCCCCGCCTCTTGCGAACCCTGGGCCTGAGCCGTCAGAAGGCCCGGTACGTGCTGGAGATCGCCGACTGCGCAGCCACCGGGGGCCTACATTCTGCCGCCTTTGACGCGCTCAGCGACGAGCAAGCGATCGAGAGACTCAGGCAGATCCCCGGGGTCGGCCGGTGGACCGCGGAGGTCGTGGCGATGCGCGGGTTGGGCCGGGCGGATGTCTTTCCCGCAGGCGACCTGGGTCTGATGGTGGCCGCACACCGGGCCCTCGGTTGTGCGGCGCGACCGGGGGAAGCGGATCTCCGCACCCTGGCCGAACGGTGGCAGGGGTGGCGGAGTTACGCGGCGCTGTACCTCTGGCAATCGCTGGGGATCACCACCTAG
- a CDS encoding pyroglutamyl-peptidase I: MARSPRTMARVALLTGFEPFGGQEVNPSGRIAEAVADQQIAGLTIRVGVLPVIRSVAGDRVAELIERHRPVAVVCFGQGSPRQTMLRIERLAANIRDYPIPDNAGHRPSGESVVAGAPTAYFATLPVAVIRDRVRAAGVPCRLSNSAGTFLCNEVLFTTLHLLAGRSPSTPAGFVHVPLLPEQVARLDRPGPSMALETMLRGARAILETVADLVAHPRGRSTALSSPPRGGVPPANKNGLTGGRGRRR, translated from the coding sequence ATGGCACGAAGTCCACGCACGATGGCGCGTGTCGCGTTGCTTACGGGCTTCGAACCCTTCGGCGGGCAGGAGGTCAACCCCAGCGGGCGGATCGCCGAGGCCGTTGCGGATCAACAAATCGCGGGCCTCACCATTCGGGTGGGGGTCCTGCCGGTGATCCGGTCCGTCGCGGGGGACCGCGTCGCCGAGCTGATCGAGCGCCACCGACCGGTGGCGGTGGTGTGCTTCGGGCAAGGGAGCCCCCGCCAGACCATGCTGCGAATCGAACGGTTGGCGGCGAACATCCGCGACTACCCGATTCCCGACAACGCGGGCCACCGCCCCTCGGGGGAATCGGTCGTCGCGGGCGCACCAACGGCCTACTTCGCAACGCTGCCCGTCGCGGTGATTCGGGATCGCGTACGCGCGGCGGGCGTCCCGTGCCGCCTCTCGAATTCCGCGGGGACCTTCCTTTGCAACGAAGTCCTCTTCACCACGCTACACCTTCTCGCCGGCCGGAGCCCATCGACCCCTGCCGGGTTCGTGCACGTCCCACTCCTGCCGGAGCAGGTGGCTCGACTCGATCGACCGGGCCCCTCGATGGCGCTGGAGACGATGCTCCGTGGAGCGCGGGCCATCCTCGAGACGGTGGCCGACCTCGTGGCCCATCCGAGAGGCAGGAGCACCGCCCTCTCGTCGCCTCCGCGTGGTGGCGTTCCTCCCGCGAACAAGAATGGGCTCACCGGGGGCCGCGGGCGCCGCCGGTAA